A part of Oceaniferula flava genomic DNA contains:
- a CDS encoding thiol-disulfide oxidoreductase DCC family protein, which produces MKIPPNIQTIEVYYDGRCGMCCTFHEWVNQQTRAFPVRFIAYQDPQAEEWFPGVNALEPEREMIVRTHDHQLYRGAEGWVLCLLSCEKYQGIARRIASPTLLPFAEKTCHALAARRHKLSKIFFRKKDQEVAAELHRMPTDECTEACNNIPDGLI; this is translated from the coding sequence CATCCAAACCATCGAAGTCTACTACGACGGCCGCTGCGGCATGTGCTGCACCTTCCACGAGTGGGTCAACCAGCAGACACGCGCCTTCCCAGTGCGGTTCATCGCCTACCAAGACCCACAAGCTGAGGAGTGGTTCCCGGGCGTCAACGCACTCGAACCCGAGCGTGAAATGATCGTGCGCACTCACGACCACCAACTCTATCGCGGAGCCGAAGGCTGGGTGCTCTGTCTGCTCAGTTGCGAAAAATACCAAGGTATCGCCCGCCGCATCGCCAGCCCCACACTACTACCGTTCGCTGAGAAAACCTGCCACGCCCTGGCCGCTCGCCGACACAAACTCAGCAAGATTTTCTTCCGCAAAAAAGACCAAGAGGTCGCCGCCGAACTGCACCGCATGCCCACGGACGAATGCACTGAAGCCTGCAACAACATTCCTGATGGGCTGATCTAA
- a CDS encoding MBOAT family protein, translated as MIHTLYSVLLAISFLALTRVLAKRYVLWPGMLVVLAVVNYLHFTDPPFARMVVICSVLLICMKGIVLAEWGGRLTWPRWFAFTFLWFGMEPPPFAAKPRKLRWKTDAVIGGCCLLVGLSLSIIVAHWETDSILVLFVPLSIGFHYGVLRLLTAFWRLQGIAVRPLFRNPLLSQGLGDFWAKRWNLSFSQMMARAVQRPLVLRLGKRPALFAVFLASGLLHELAITVPVQSGYGLPTLYFVLHGGFVMIEKPAWPLWLRRALALLLVAAPLPILFPPVFTQEVIRFTLNHLQIF; from the coding sequence ATGATCCACACTCTTTACAGCGTTCTGTTAGCAATCAGCTTCCTCGCTCTCACGCGGGTGCTAGCCAAGCGTTACGTGCTCTGGCCGGGTATGCTGGTGGTGCTGGCTGTGGTGAACTACCTTCACTTCACCGATCCACCCTTCGCGCGAATGGTCGTCATCTGCTCGGTCTTGTTGATTTGCATGAAGGGGATCGTGCTCGCCGAGTGGGGCGGGCGACTCACCTGGCCGCGCTGGTTCGCGTTTACCTTCCTTTGGTTCGGCATGGAACCGCCCCCTTTTGCAGCGAAGCCAAGAAAGCTAAGATGGAAAACGGATGCCGTGATTGGTGGCTGCTGCCTGTTAGTCGGGCTGAGTCTCAGCATCATTGTGGCGCATTGGGAGACCGACTCGATCCTCGTCCTCTTTGTGCCCTTAAGCATCGGGTTCCACTACGGAGTGTTACGACTGCTCACTGCCTTCTGGCGCCTACAAGGAATTGCTGTCCGCCCATTGTTCCGCAATCCATTGCTGAGTCAAGGACTGGGCGATTTCTGGGCGAAACGGTGGAACCTGTCGTTTTCCCAAATGATGGCCAGGGCCGTGCAGCGTCCGCTGGTTTTAAGGCTGGGAAAACGCCCGGCACTATTCGCCGTTTTCCTCGCCTCCGGATTACTGCACGAGCTCGCCATCACGGTGCCAGTGCAGAGTGGCTACGGACTGCCGACGCTGTATTTCGTCCTCCACGGTGGGTTTGTCATGATCGAGAAACCTGCATGGCCGCTGTGGCTGAGACGGGCACTGGCACTCCTCCTCGTTGCCGCACCTTTGCCGATTCTTTTCCCTCCCGTGTTCACCCAAGAGGTGATCCGGTTCACGCTGAACCATCTCCAAATTTTCTAA
- a CDS encoding TIGR01777 family oxidoreductase encodes MKKLIIAGANGFLARYLTRYFTERGWVVVGLARHRDGMGPQCRYVHWDGASLGDWADEIDGADVLVNLAGRSVNCRYNKANKRAIIDSRVNSTRVIGEAIANCAQPPELWINSSTATIYRHAEDRPQSDSGEIGQGFSVEVAKAWEEAFFSAHVPGRVRKLAIRTSMVLADEPGTVYRYLYQLARFGLGGKVGSGRQMVSWIHIHDFCRAIDWLIEHDEISGPVNVTSPDPLCNAELMRRFRRHSGTAIGLPATKWMAEIGAFLLRTETELILKSRWVVPTRLLEHGFVFKHPEMEPWNWQK; translated from the coding sequence ATGAAAAAACTGATCATCGCCGGTGCCAATGGCTTTTTGGCACGTTATCTCACTCGTTATTTTACGGAGCGCGGCTGGGTCGTGGTCGGCCTGGCGCGTCATCGTGACGGCATGGGCCCTCAATGCCGCTACGTCCACTGGGATGGGGCATCGCTGGGGGACTGGGCGGATGAAATCGATGGTGCCGATGTGCTGGTAAACCTCGCAGGCCGCTCCGTGAACTGCCGATACAACAAGGCCAACAAACGCGCCATCATCGACTCGCGCGTCAACAGCACCCGAGTGATCGGCGAAGCGATAGCCAACTGCGCCCAGCCACCGGAGCTGTGGATCAACTCCAGCACTGCCACGATCTACCGCCATGCCGAAGACCGACCGCAGAGTGACAGCGGGGAAATTGGCCAAGGGTTCTCGGTGGAGGTGGCCAAGGCCTGGGAAGAGGCATTTTTTAGCGCTCATGTGCCGGGTCGCGTGCGCAAGCTTGCCATCCGCACCTCGATGGTGCTCGCGGACGAGCCTGGCACCGTTTACCGCTATCTCTATCAGCTGGCACGTTTCGGCCTGGGCGGCAAGGTGGGCAGTGGCCGACAGATGGTCAGCTGGATTCACATTCACGACTTCTGCCGGGCGATCGATTGGTTGATCGAGCACGACGAAATCTCAGGCCCGGTCAACGTCACCTCACCTGACCCACTGTGCAACGCCGAGCTGATGCGACGATTTCGCCGACACAGCGGCACTGCCATCGGGTTGCCCGCGACGAAGTGGATGGCTGAGATCGGTGCTTTCCTTTTACGCACCGAAACCGAGTTGATTCTGAAAAGCCGCTGGGTGGTTCCCACGAGGTTGTTAGAACATGGTTTTGTGTTCAAACATCCGGAGATGGAGCCGTGGAACTGGCAGAAATAG
- a CDS encoding TIGR01777 family oxidoreductase, whose product MKKLLVAGANGFLAKQISGYFAQLGWSVSGLARREGGLHPECRYVHWDGKSLGDWTSSIDDCDVLINMVGRSINCRHTEENKQQILQSRLQSTAVLGRAVAQSETPPSLWINGSAAGIYQESYDQAMDESGAEGEGFIADVVKQWEAEFFKAEIASSVRRVALRTTMVLADTPDNPYRYLQTLAKTGLGGKVGNGRQMVSWVHIDDVPRVVQHIIDHEDLTGPVNMAAPEAVTNAEMMRRFRQQAGMPIGLPAPACAVKIGASVIGTAPELILQSSWVEPGKLLGSGFTFTQPKMALGEW is encoded by the coding sequence ATGAAGAAGCTACTCGTCGCCGGCGCCAATGGTTTTTTAGCCAAGCAGATCAGCGGCTACTTTGCGCAGCTGGGGTGGAGCGTGTCCGGCCTGGCTCGGCGCGAGGGAGGACTGCATCCGGAGTGCCGCTACGTGCACTGGGACGGGAAGTCGTTAGGCGACTGGACAAGCTCCATCGACGACTGCGATGTGCTGATCAACATGGTCGGCCGATCGATCAACTGTCGCCACACCGAGGAAAACAAGCAGCAGATCCTGCAATCCAGGTTGCAGAGCACGGCGGTGTTAGGTCGTGCCGTGGCGCAAAGCGAAACCCCGCCCAGTTTATGGATCAACGGCAGCGCGGCGGGGATCTATCAAGAGTCTTATGATCAAGCGATGGATGAAAGCGGGGCTGAGGGCGAGGGCTTTATCGCTGATGTCGTGAAGCAGTGGGAGGCAGAATTTTTCAAGGCCGAGATCGCGTCGAGCGTGCGCCGTGTGGCACTGCGCACCACCATGGTCCTGGCCGACACGCCAGACAATCCCTACCGCTACCTACAGACGCTGGCGAAGACCGGATTGGGCGGCAAGGTGGGCAATGGCCGACAAATGGTGAGCTGGGTGCACATCGATGACGTGCCGCGTGTGGTGCAGCACATCATCGATCACGAAGATCTAACTGGTCCAGTCAACATGGCCGCCCCCGAAGCGGTGACCAATGCCGAAATGATGCGCCGTTTTCGCCAACAAGCAGGCATGCCCATCGGATTGCCAGCACCAGCATGCGCGGTGAAGATCGGAGCCTCGGTCATCGGCACCGCACCGGAGCTGATTCTGCAAAGCAGCTGGGTGGAGCCGGGGAAATTGTTGGGCAGCGGTTTTACTTTCACCCAGCCAAAGATGGCGCTGGGAGAATGGTAG
- a CDS encoding type II toxin-antitoxin system VapB family antitoxin — translation MRTTITLDDSLFDRAAALIGDENASSLVTKALEMLIAAESKKRILKLSGGTPDFAIPGRDSRTVGMVAEDEVKYKK, via the coding sequence ATGAGAACAACGATTACATTAGATGACAGCTTATTTGACAGAGCAGCAGCTCTCATCGGAGACGAAAATGCATCCAGCTTGGTCACCAAGGCACTCGAAATGCTGATCGCAGCAGAGAGCAAGAAACGCATTTTAAAACTCTCCGGCGGAACTCCCGATTTCGCTATCCCCGGCAGAGATTCCCGCACAGTCGGTATGGTGGCAGAGGACGAAGTTAAGTATAAAAAATAG
- a CDS encoding TatD family hydrolase translates to MTDAHLHLQDARFDTVRDRVVAEMLAAGITRCVVNGTCPADWPMVAELAAQYPDLIIPSFGLHPWKKPTADWHSQLLHFLDTTPNACLGECGLDRWIKDYDLDLQTEIFTAQLEIATERNLPLSIHCLKAWGPLIEILESNRLPERGFLLHSYGGSAELIPLLAALGSYFSFSGYFLQERKAKVLDAFRSVPNDRLLMETDAPDMLPPEHITTHPLPHDLNHPANLVSITKAASEHLDTSLISSNFDRFFTT, encoded by the coding sequence GTGACCGATGCCCACCTCCACCTTCAAGATGCGCGATTCGATACCGTCCGCGATCGAGTGGTGGCCGAGATGTTAGCAGCCGGCATTACCCGCTGCGTGGTCAATGGCACCTGCCCAGCGGACTGGCCGATGGTCGCCGAACTCGCCGCGCAGTATCCTGACCTGATCATCCCCTCCTTCGGTCTGCATCCGTGGAAAAAGCCGACCGCCGACTGGCACTCGCAGCTGCTACACTTTCTCGACACCACCCCCAACGCCTGCCTCGGCGAGTGTGGGCTGGACCGCTGGATCAAGGACTACGATCTGGATTTGCAAACCGAGATCTTCACGGCGCAGTTAGAGATCGCCACCGAACGCAACCTCCCGCTCTCCATCCACTGCCTCAAAGCCTGGGGCCCACTCATTGAAATTCTGGAGTCCAACAGACTGCCAGAACGCGGTTTTCTCCTCCACTCCTACGGAGGCTCAGCCGAACTTATACCTCTCCTTGCAGCGCTCGGGTCTTACTTTTCCTTCTCCGGGTATTTCCTACAAGAACGCAAAGCCAAGGTGCTCGATGCCTTCCGCTCCGTGCCCAACGATCGCCTGCTGATGGAAACCGACGCCCCCGATATGCTACCGCCGGAACACATCACCACGCACCCACTGCCCCACGACCTCAACCACCCGGCGAACCTGGTTTCGATCACTAAAGCGGCATCTGAACATCTCGATACATCATTGATTTCCAGCAACTTTGATCGCTTCTTCACCACGTGA
- the mnmH gene encoding tRNA 2-selenouridine(34) synthase MnmH: MKHVETISLPHDLGEFSEIIDVRAPGEYAEDHLPGAINLPVLDDDERKQVGTLYKQDPFAARRLGAALIAANAAKHLSGPLASKDKNYTPLVYCWRGGMRSNSLAYILRSVGWRARIIEGGYKTFRKFITEDLERIFATPGFQLTVLSGPTGVAKTRLLHTLQKASAQVLDLEGLANHRGSVLGLAPETEQPSQKHFESSLWQTVSQFDLSQPVFTEAESNRIGRIHCPPPLWKKLGTGRVVEIKLPIDQRAEFLLDDYPHFTERPELLKPLLSRLTKLRGHEQVTAWHEQVDAGKWQEFVASVLKDHYDLVYRRAGDEKSNYPAPSTTLELTDFTPEQLQLAAQKLIAQSQ, translated from the coding sequence ATGAAACATGTCGAAACCATCTCCCTGCCCCACGACCTCGGTGAATTTTCCGAGATCATCGATGTGCGGGCGCCCGGAGAGTATGCTGAAGACCACCTGCCCGGCGCCATTAATCTTCCGGTGCTGGATGACGACGAGCGCAAGCAGGTGGGCACCCTCTACAAGCAGGACCCCTTCGCCGCTCGCAGGCTGGGGGCGGCATTGATCGCCGCGAACGCCGCCAAACATCTGTCGGGGCCCCTCGCATCGAAAGACAAGAACTACACCCCGCTGGTCTACTGCTGGCGCGGTGGCATGCGCTCGAACTCGCTGGCCTACATTCTCAGATCCGTCGGCTGGCGGGCGCGCATCATCGAGGGTGGCTACAAAACATTCCGGAAGTTCATCACCGAGGACCTTGAGCGCATTTTTGCGACACCCGGCTTCCAGCTGACCGTGCTCTCCGGCCCGACCGGAGTGGCTAAGACTCGCCTGCTCCACACTTTGCAAAAAGCCAGTGCCCAGGTGCTCGATCTGGAAGGTCTGGCGAACCACCGAGGCTCGGTGCTGGGACTGGCACCGGAAACCGAACAGCCCAGCCAGAAACATTTCGAGAGCTCGCTGTGGCAGACGGTTTCCCAATTTGATCTCAGCCAACCTGTCTTCACCGAAGCCGAGAGCAATCGGATCGGTCGCATTCACTGCCCGCCCCCGCTTTGGAAAAAGCTGGGCACGGGCCGCGTGGTGGAGATCAAACTCCCCATCGACCAGCGCGCTGAGTTTCTGCTCGATGACTACCCGCACTTCACCGAGCGACCCGAGCTGCTGAAACCCTTGCTGAGCCGACTCACCAAGCTGCGTGGTCACGAGCAAGTCACCGCCTGGCATGAGCAAGTGGACGCGGGGAAATGGCAGGAATTTGTCGCCTCCGTGTTGAAAGACCACTACGACCTCGTCTACCGCCGTGCCGGTGATGAGAAATCGAACTACCCTGCTCCATCGACCACTCTCGAGCTGACCGATTTCACTCCCGAGCAGTTGCAGCTCGCGGCTCAGAAACTCATCGCCCAGAGCCAGTGA
- a CDS encoding TPM domain-containing protein: MQCPYCRAPLTETIKECPSCLLSLHTANSLLGPLPRTVRGLTDNLGVLEKGDGQKINRALTEIGRKFPQVNMHVLLSHFAPKFPIATHLFWLFNQGDFCASESKGGRNHDILLGIDAKHGTIGLIVGYGLEPFLPMKALDHTLEKAQPSLAGGQYAQAILTVIQGLDHLMEGVCSGFNDTLGIDLEEKVVTKEF; this comes from the coding sequence ATGCAGTGCCCCTATTGTCGCGCACCACTTACGGAAACCATCAAGGAGTGTCCCTCCTGTCTGCTGTCGCTGCATACCGCGAACAGCCTGCTGGGGCCACTGCCTCGGACCGTGCGCGGACTGACCGATAACCTCGGGGTGCTGGAAAAGGGAGACGGACAAAAAATCAATCGCGCCCTGACTGAGATCGGTCGCAAATTTCCGCAGGTGAACATGCACGTGCTGCTCTCCCACTTCGCGCCCAAATTCCCCATCGCCACCCACCTTTTCTGGCTGTTTAACCAGGGGGATTTCTGCGCCAGCGAGTCGAAAGGCGGAAGAAACCACGATATCCTGCTGGGGATCGATGCCAAACACGGCACCATCGGCCTGATCGTCGGCTACGGCCTGGAGCCATTCCTGCCGATGAAGGCGCTCGATCACACCCTGGAAAAAGCCCAGCCCAGCCTCGCCGGAGGTCAATACGCGCAGGCCATCCTCACCGTCATCCAAGGGCTCGATCACCTCATGGAAGGTGTCTGCTCCGGATTTAATGACACCCTCGGTATTGACCTTGAGGAAAAAGTCGTTACCAAAGAATTTTAA
- the fabG gene encoding 3-oxoacyl-[acyl-carrier-protein] reductase produces MARFTDKVAVVTGAGRGIGSEIAKAFAAEGGKVAVVSRSEGSCGAAADAINAEFPDSAKAYAVDVADHDAVQALGKQIIADFGTVNILVNNAGVTRDGLMMRMKDEDWDTVLDTNLKGAFNTVKAFQRTLMKATDPRIINISSVIGLIGNAGQVNYAASKAGLIGFSKSVARELAGRKVTCNAIAPGFIVTDMTDELSDAQKEGIVGNIPLKSMGQTEDIAKLVLFLASADASYITGQVIACDGGMTM; encoded by the coding sequence ATGGCACGTTTTACAGACAAAGTTGCAGTAGTGACCGGCGCAGGTCGGGGGATCGGATCAGAAATCGCCAAAGCATTTGCTGCCGAGGGTGGCAAGGTGGCGGTGGTGAGTCGTAGCGAAGGAAGCTGCGGCGCCGCAGCCGATGCGATCAATGCCGAGTTCCCGGATTCCGCCAAAGCCTACGCGGTCGATGTGGCGGACCACGATGCGGTACAGGCACTCGGAAAACAAATCATCGCCGACTTCGGAACCGTCAATATCCTAGTCAACAATGCTGGTGTCACCCGCGACGGCCTGATGATGCGGATGAAAGACGAGGACTGGGACACGGTGTTAGACACCAACCTCAAGGGCGCCTTCAACACCGTCAAAGCCTTCCAGCGCACGCTGATGAAAGCCACCGACCCACGAATCATCAACATCAGCTCGGTCATCGGATTGATCGGAAATGCCGGCCAGGTGAACTACGCGGCCTCCAAAGCAGGGCTGATCGGGTTTTCCAAATCCGTCGCCCGTGAGCTCGCTGGCCGCAAGGTCACTTGTAACGCGATCGCTCCCGGCTTCATTGTCACCGACATGACCGACGAACTCAGCGATGCGCAAAAAGAGGGGATCGTGGGAAATATTCCGCTGAAATCCATGGGTCAGACCGAAGACATCGCCAAGCTGGTGCTTTTCCTCGCCAGCGCAGACGCCAGCTACATCACCGGTCAGGTCATCGCTTGCGACGGTGGGATGACGATGTAA
- the sixA gene encoding phosphohistidine phosphatase SixA produces the protein MNLLIIRHAKAEGFAMDDSSRNLTEKGREQARRVGEFLKARGLQPDVTLASPYARARQTAEIFCESAGVQAPLIEPWLACGMSPSLAMSELQAYNDFGTVAICGHNPDFSYLAEWLLGSQAGGIHVGKASVILFFNVRPPSQGGYLEMMQPVSLL, from the coding sequence ATGAACCTGCTGATCATTCGCCATGCCAAGGCCGAGGGCTTTGCCATGGATGATTCTTCTCGGAACCTCACCGAGAAGGGGCGGGAGCAAGCGCGGCGCGTGGGGGAGTTTTTGAAAGCGCGCGGGCTGCAGCCGGATGTCACTCTGGCCAGCCCTTATGCGCGTGCTCGGCAGACAGCGGAGATTTTTTGTGAATCGGCCGGGGTGCAAGCCCCATTGATCGAGCCCTGGTTAGCCTGCGGCATGTCGCCATCCTTGGCGATGAGTGAGCTTCAGGCCTATAACGATTTCGGCACCGTGGCCATCTGTGGGCACAATCCGGATTTCTCCTACCTCGCCGAGTGGTTGTTAGGTAGCCAGGCCGGCGGGATTCACGTCGGCAAGGCGTCGGTGATTCTTTTTTTCAACGTTCGCCCGCCGAGTCAGGGCGGCTATCTGGAAATGATGCAGCCGGTTTCGCTGCTGTAA
- a CDS encoding phosphodiester glycosidase family protein encodes MLRYLALPSLLLISACSQVQPPATVPPQMIAPASAAPSAALPSTTSKPAIVAPVSPPPAPTQSRLPLAYHRSSSNGVTLSLVSFDNRRQQLRVADQPNGLGSRWTTAQGAAATYGGLAAINGGFFTPEGKPLGLLVETSTRRGHLNRSSLGAGVFISNQSRASIVRRETYQKTANSWNAYNLLQTGPMLVENSRSVTGLSKKSSRTRSFIAWDGQNHWAIGYTSACTLDQLAKALAGNSPAGFKIKTAVNLDGGRSSDLWVGSGVRGGGKTHRGFLNKPVRNYLVLINR; translated from the coding sequence ATGCTTCGCTACCTCGCACTCCCCTCTCTCCTGCTGATCTCCGCCTGCTCTCAGGTGCAGCCGCCGGCCACCGTGCCGCCGCAGATGATCGCTCCCGCCAGCGCGGCACCGAGTGCTGCGCTGCCATCGACCACCTCGAAGCCAGCGATCGTTGCGCCCGTCTCCCCGCCGCCGGCACCGACGCAGAGCCGGCTCCCCCTCGCCTACCATCGCAGCAGCTCGAACGGAGTGACGCTTTCCCTGGTCAGCTTTGACAATCGACGCCAGCAACTCCGCGTGGCCGATCAACCGAATGGACTTGGTAGCCGCTGGACCACCGCCCAAGGTGCCGCTGCCACTTACGGAGGACTGGCAGCGATCAATGGTGGCTTTTTCACCCCCGAGGGAAAACCGCTCGGTCTGCTCGTGGAAACAAGCACCCGCCGCGGCCACCTGAACCGCTCATCGTTAGGTGCCGGAGTGTTCATTTCCAACCAGAGCCGCGCCTCTATCGTCCGACGCGAAACCTACCAAAAGACTGCCAACAGCTGGAATGCCTACAATCTTCTGCAGACCGGCCCGATGCTGGTGGAAAACTCCCGCTCTGTCACCGGACTGTCGAAAAAAAGTAGTCGCACCCGCAGTTTCATCGCTTGGGACGGGCAAAACCACTGGGCGATCGGCTACACCAGCGCCTGCACGCTCGACCAACTCGCCAAAGCGCTCGCCGGCAACTCACCAGCTGGATTTAAGATCAAAACGGCAGTCAATCTCGACGGCGGCAGGTCGTCCGACCTCTGGGTAGGATCCGGCGTGCGCGGCGGCGGAAAAACCCACCGTGGCTTCCTCAACAAGCCGGTGAGAAACTACCTCGTGCTCATCAACCGTTGA
- a CDS encoding ArsR/SmtB family transcription factor yields the protein MPSILKSLKLLSDPTRIRILLLLADESLNVAELQEILGMGQSRISTQLSQLRQEGLVTSSRSGKNNVYTIEAPTALMEVARQAAAEIPEVAADSQTLAHILRKRRDKTRAYFDDLAGKFGKSYVPGRSWKSLAEAMLKILNYKVVADLGAGEGTLAQLLAPCAEQVIAVDNSPKMVEFGQNLAKQHGLSQLDYRLGDIENPPIDDNTVDLAIFSQALHHAEHPQRALDSAHRILATGGKLVILDLLQHSFEQARELYYDTWLGFSEVEIYKMMEKAGFKEIETTIVDKESEAPHFQTLLATATK from the coding sequence ATGCCGTCAATTCTTAAATCCTTAAAACTCCTCTCAGACCCCACACGCATCCGCATCTTACTCCTGCTGGCCGATGAGTCGCTGAACGTGGCCGAGCTGCAGGAAATCCTGGGCATGGGACAGAGTCGTATTTCCACCCAGCTTTCCCAGCTCAGGCAGGAGGGACTGGTTACGAGCTCTCGGTCTGGAAAAAATAACGTCTACACCATCGAGGCCCCCACCGCCCTGATGGAAGTCGCCCGCCAAGCCGCCGCCGAGATTCCCGAGGTCGCTGCCGACTCCCAAACGCTCGCCCACATTCTGCGCAAGCGCCGCGACAAGACCCGGGCGTATTTCGATGACCTGGCGGGGAAATTTGGCAAAAGCTACGTGCCGGGGCGATCCTGGAAATCTCTGGCCGAGGCGATGCTTAAAATACTCAACTACAAGGTGGTCGCCGACCTCGGCGCCGGAGAAGGCACCCTAGCGCAGCTGCTGGCACCGTGCGCGGAACAGGTCATCGCCGTGGACAACTCGCCGAAGATGGTGGAGTTTGGTCAGAACTTGGCGAAGCAGCACGGCCTGAGCCAGCTGGATTACCGACTCGGTGACATCGAGAACCCACCGATCGATGACAACACCGTCGACCTCGCCATCTTCTCCCAAGCGCTGCACCACGCCGAACACCCGCAGCGCGCGCTCGACTCTGCCCACCGCATTCTCGCCACCGGCGGCAAGCTGGTGATCTTGGATCTTCTCCAGCACAGCTTCGAACAAGCGCGTGAGCTTTACTACGATACCTGGCTCGGATTTTCCGAAGTCGAGATCTACAAGATGATGGAAAAAGCGGGGTTCAAGGAGATCGAAACCACCATCGTCGACAAAGAAAGCGAGGCACCCCATTTCCAAACCCTGCTTGCCACGGCGACGAAATAG
- the metK gene encoding methionine adenosyltransferase: MSKTFIFSSESVTEGHPDKVCDTVSDAVLDACLEQDINSRVACETFVKDNVVGLAGEITTQAKFDYGTLVKNTLKEIGYDADYAKDTDYSYTCKFEKGAFLMNMLGQQSPDIAQGVDAAAAADKDTDEQGAGDQGIMFGYATNDTKALMPAPIHYSHQLGLELTRLRKDRVHTWLRPDSKTQVSIEYVDGKPNRFTSIVISTMHAKEISTQEIRELLKKDLIEKHLPGNLLTPETDILINPTGLFVIGGPEGDAGLTGRKIIVDTYGGMGRHGGGAFSGKDPSKVDRSAAYMCRWVAKNIVAAGFANECELQLAYAIGHPHPVSINVNTHGTGEVSEEKILAAVKEVFSFKPADIVAQLDLLRPIYGKSTNYGHFGREDAGLPWEETNKVEALKAAL, encoded by the coding sequence ATGAGCAAGACATTCATATTCTCCTCCGAATCCGTCACTGAAGGCCACCCAGACAAAGTCTGTGATACCGTCTCAGATGCCGTTCTCGACGCCTGCTTGGAGCAGGATATTAACAGCCGCGTAGCATGCGAGACATTTGTGAAAGACAACGTCGTCGGCCTCGCCGGTGAGATCACCACTCAGGCGAAGTTCGATTACGGAACCTTGGTGAAAAACACGCTCAAGGAGATCGGCTACGATGCCGATTACGCCAAGGACACTGATTACTCCTACACCTGTAAGTTCGAAAAAGGAGCCTTCTTGATGAACATGCTCGGTCAGCAGTCGCCAGACATCGCCCAAGGCGTGGACGCCGCGGCTGCCGCCGATAAGGACACCGATGAGCAAGGTGCCGGCGACCAAGGCATCATGTTCGGCTACGCCACCAACGATACCAAGGCACTGATGCCTGCTCCGATTCACTACTCCCACCAGCTTGGTCTGGAACTGACCCGTCTGCGCAAGGACCGCGTGCACACCTGGCTGCGCCCCGATTCCAAGACCCAGGTCAGCATCGAATACGTCGATGGCAAACCGAACCGTTTTACCTCCATCGTCATCTCCACCATGCACGCCAAGGAGATTTCCACCCAGGAAATCCGCGAGCTGCTGAAAAAGGATCTCATCGAAAAACATCTCCCCGGCAACCTGCTGACACCGGAAACCGACATTCTGATCAACCCGACCGGACTGTTTGTCATCGGTGGCCCTGAGGGCGACGCCGGACTCACCGGACGGAAAATCATTGTCGATACCTACGGAGGCATGGGCCGCCACGGTGGTGGTGCTTTTTCCGGAAAAGATCCGTCCAAGGTCGACCGCTCCGCCGCCTACATGTGTCGTTGGGTGGCCAAGAATATCGTCGCCGCCGGATTCGCCAACGAGTGTGAACTCCAGCTGGCCTACGCCATCGGGCACCCGCACCCGGTCAGCATCAACGTCAACACCCACGGCACAGGTGAGGTTTCTGAGGAAAAAATCCTCGCTGCGGTGAAGGAGGTCTTCTCCTTCAAGCCAGCCGACATCGTCGCGCAGCTCGACCTACTCCGCCCGATCTACGGCAAATCCACCAACTACGGTCACTTCGGCCGCGAAGACGCTGGTCTTCCATGGGAAGAGACTAATAAAGTGGAAGCCCTGAAAGCAGCCTTGTAA